The DNA region AGGAGTCCGAGTCGAAGACCTGGAGGGTGGTTTTGATTGGGTCGACGTTGGGGATGTATGTGGCTAGTTTGGCCATGACGGTGGTGCAGTATGTGTTTTTTGCCGGGTCGGGGTGTTCGATGAACCAGGCGGCGATTACGATCAATTTGCTGCTCTGGCTGGCCATTTCGGTCATTTCGGTGCACCCGACTGTGCAGGAGTATAACCCCAAGGCCGGGCTGGCTCAGGCGGCCATGGTGGCGGTATACTGCACCTATTTGACCATGTCGGCCGTGTCGATGGAGCCGGACGAGACGGAGGATAAGCACTGTAATCCGTTGATTGCGGGGCAGGGAACGAGGACTACGACTGTGGTTATTGGTGCTATTGTTACGATGTTGACGGTGGCGTATACAACCACCAGGGCGGCGACGCAGTCtcttggtttgggggggaaagTTGGGGGACAGATTCggctgccggaggaggacgaggttgattATGAGCACAGCCTCATCACCACGCAGCCGGATAACTCGCGGCGTCAAATGCGTGCCGAGGCGCTGAGacgggcggtggaggaggggtccCTTCCGGCGGATGCGCTCTTgtcggatgatgatgatgatcatgtTCATGGGCACTCACCCAATGGCGGGGCGATGGACGATGAACGGACGAGCACGCAGTACAGCTATGCCATGTTTCAcgtcattttctttttggcgaCGGCGTGGGTGGCGACGTTGCTAACGAGTGAttgggatgatgggaaggtggcggatgggggggatTTTGCTACGGTGGGGAGGACGCTGTGGGCGAGCTGGGTCAAGATTGTGAGCGGGTGGGTTTGTTATGGGATGTATACTTGGACGCTCGTGGCGCCGATTGTGCTGCCGGGGAGGTTTGAGTTTGAGTAGGTAGGGGGAAGATGAGGGTTGAGATTGggaagagaggagggtgCCGAGAGGGAAGGGGTCAGGGAGAGTGTATTGCATAGTACAGCAGAGCTACTACGGCTGCAGAttctggtttttttttggggggtgttttggagtttttgggCAAGTGTTTTGGTAGCAAGCAAGGGTGTGGTTATTCTTGTTTGTGATGAATATATGGATAGGACCGAGACCATTCCCTCTATGGCCAACTGCTCCTTATGTTGAATGAAGAAAGTGTGAATACCTCCCAATAGGGACGCGGTGTCGGTCGTGGAAGATCACTGTTCTACAGCCTCATATAGCTCGGGACCTTATGTACCATCCGGCTCTCTCAAAGTCTTGATTCCACCTTACAATCTCAATCAAACATAGTGGGCTAGGTGGGATAGCAGGAACGGTGACAGGGAGCCTCGACTCTCCGAATCCTCCCCTAGGCCGCCCATTTATCCCCCCCTACCCTTTCCTGTCCATCGATTTCTTTCCCCCCACTGTCTAAGCTAGTTCAGGGGTGTGTCTGTCCATCTGCAGATATGATGCCGCTTTGTTACACATATTTACCCGTCAAGGTTCTCAGCCCCGTCTCACAATGCTGCAATGACGGAGAACCCTCTCTCCGCGCTGGTTAGATTAACATGGTCT from Podospora pseudopauciseta strain CBS 411.78 chromosome 6, whole genome shotgun sequence includes:
- the TMS1 gene encoding Membrane protein tms1 (COG:S; EggNog:ENOG503NW06), with product MGALLSLPLMAVPSLGTLLSFGASCCGAATCSMVCSACGKCGNSVATRIAYALILLVNSILSWIMLTKWAIEKLQHLMLDYVKIKCGEGDCYGWLAVHRINFALGMFHLVLAGLMLGVHSSKNPRAAIQNGFWGPKIIAWLGLIVLTFFIPDTFFQFWGNYVALICAMLFLMLGLILLVDLAHNWAEYCLGQIEESESKTWRVVLIGSTLGMYVASLAMTVVQYVFFAGSGCSMNQAAITINLLLWLAISVISVHPTVQEYNPKAGLAQAAMVAVYCTYLTMSAVSMEPDETEDKHCNPLIAGQGTRTTTVVIGAIVTMLTVAYTTTRAATQSLGLGGKVGGQIRLPEEDEVDYEHSLITTQPDNSRRQMRAEALRRAVEEGSLPADALLSDDDDDHVHGHSPNGGAMDDERTSTQYSYAMFHVIFFLATAWVATLLTSDWDDGKVADGGDFATVGRTLWASWVKIVSGWVCYGMYTWTLVAPIVLPGRFEFE